The Bacillota bacterium genome includes a window with the following:
- the mtrB gene encoding trp RNA-binding attenuation protein MtrB, producing MVEHSVLGDYIAVKALENGVTIIGLTRGKDTRLHHTEKLDKGEVMIAQFTEHTSAIKVRGRAVIYTKFGSFETTV from the coding sequence GTGGTTGAACACTCTGTACTGGGTGATTATATTGCAGTGAAGGCATTGGAAAATGGGGTTACCATTATCGGCCTTACCCGGGGCAAGGATACCAGACTCCATCACACCGAAAAACTTGACAAGGGAGAAGTAATGATTGCCCAGTTCACGGAGCATACCTCGGCGATTAAAGTGCGCGGCCGGGCTGTTATCTATACAAAGTTTGGGTCGTTCGAGACCACCGTCTAG
- a CDS encoding glutamate decarboxylase — protein MWTVVYIAPNRATAEMLKEILTSEGLLVMLRSAGIPHFGDGGAVEILVPESEAEEAYEILSSTVPV, from the coding sequence ATGTGGACGGTAGTTTATATTGCACCAAACCGGGCAACTGCCGAGATGCTTAAAGAAATCCTTACTTCGGAGGGACTTTTAGTAATGCTCCGGTCTGCCGGCATCCCTCATTTTGGAGACGGGGGAGCGGTTGAGATTCTGGTGCCGGAGTCGGAGGCAGAAGAAGCTTACGAGATTTTAAGCAGCACTGTTCCTGTTTAA
- a CDS encoding acetyl-CoA carboxylase carboxyltransferase subunit beta, with product MFRDLFRKQQRYITVKADHAPREREALWLKCPQCGELLYVRELEKNLKVCRKCRYHFRLTAPERLALTLDEGSFEEFDGDLAPVDLLGFPNYREKLACAQQETGLREAVLTGTGTIEGWPVQVGVLEPHFIMGSMGSIVGEKIVRLAERALESRLPVLIFSASGGARMQEGIFSLMQMARTSAAFARLNEAGLLYISVLTDPTTGGVTASFAALGDIILAEPGALVGFAGRRVTEQTIREKLPPGFQTAEFCFDHGFVDLVVPRQEMKKTLAHILSLHGERS from the coding sequence CTGTTCAGGGATCTGTTCCGGAAGCAGCAAAGATACATTACCGTAAAAGCCGATCACGCTCCGCGGGAAAGGGAAGCCCTCTGGCTCAAGTGTCCGCAGTGTGGAGAGCTTTTATATGTGCGCGAGCTTGAAAAAAACCTCAAGGTATGCCGGAAGTGCCGCTACCACTTCCGGCTTACTGCTCCGGAAAGGCTGGCTTTGACCCTTGATGAAGGGAGTTTTGAAGAGTTCGACGGCGATTTGGCGCCCGTTGATCTTTTAGGTTTTCCCAACTACCGGGAAAAGCTGGCCTGCGCCCAGCAGGAAACGGGATTGCGGGAGGCCGTTCTTACCGGTACGGGCACCATTGAAGGCTGGCCGGTGCAGGTAGGTGTTTTAGAGCCCCACTTCATCATGGGGAGCATGGGGAGCATTGTCGGAGAAAAAATCGTCCGGCTTGCAGAAAGGGCCCTGGAAAGCAGATTGCCGGTTTTGATTTTCTCGGCATCTGGTGGCGCCAGGATGCAGGAAGGAATTTTTTCTTTAATGCAGATGGCAAGAACGAGCGCGGCTTTTGCCAGACTCAATGAGGCCGGGCTTTTGTATATCTCGGTTCTCACCGATCCCACAACGGGCGGAGTCACCGCCAGTTTTGCCGCCCTGGGGGACATTATTCTTGCAGAACCCGGGGCGCTGGTTGGATTCGCCGGACGGAGGGTGACGGAGCAGACAATAAGGGAGAAGCTCCCTCCTGGTTTTCAAACCGCAGAGTTCTGCTTCGACCACGGTTTTGTCGATCTTGTAGTTCCCCGCCAGGAGATGAAGAAGACTTTAGCGCACATCCTCTCTCTTCACGGTGAAAGGAGTTAG
- a CDS encoding acetyl-CoA carboxylase carboxyltransferase subunit alpha, which translates to MLLDFEKPLVELENRISELKKYAGEKGIDLGTEIELLEKRAQELKKEIYQNLTPWQRTQLARHPERPNTLDYIKFLFTDFLALFGDRCSGDDPAIVGGIARFEGSPVTVIGHVKGHNTKENLARNFGMPHPEGFRKALRLVQQAEKFRRPVISFIDTPGAYSGVGAEERGQAWAIARNLSAFARVKTPIIVVITGEGGSGGALALGVGDLLLMLENAIFSVISPEGCAAILWKDAGRAPEAAAALKLTAPELLELGVIDGIIPEPLGGAHRDPQGAAENLRQELRKRLDELKRIDPEELVLNRWNRLRGIGKY; encoded by the coding sequence CTGCTCCTCGACTTTGAGAAGCCTCTTGTGGAACTGGAAAACCGGATCTCCGAACTTAAAAAGTATGCCGGGGAAAAGGGGATCGATCTGGGAACCGAAATCGAACTCCTGGAAAAGAGGGCACAGGAGCTGAAAAAAGAGATTTATCAGAACCTTACCCCCTGGCAGCGCACCCAGCTGGCGCGCCACCCGGAGCGCCCCAATACCCTTGATTACATTAAATTTCTTTTTACTGATTTTCTTGCCCTCTTTGGGGATCGGTGCAGCGGTGACGATCCTGCCATTGTCGGGGGGATCGCCAGGTTTGAGGGCTCTCCTGTCACCGTCATCGGGCACGTCAAGGGCCACAATACAAAGGAAAATCTTGCCCGCAACTTTGGAATGCCCCACCCTGAAGGTTTTCGGAAAGCGCTTCGCCTTGTCCAGCAGGCAGAAAAGTTTCGCCGCCCGGTGATTTCCTTTATCGATACACCCGGGGCTTATTCCGGGGTCGGGGCCGAGGAGCGCGGGCAGGCCTGGGCGATTGCCCGCAACCTCTCTGCCTTTGCCAGGGTTAAAACTCCCATTATCGTCGTGATCACTGGGGAGGGGGGAAGCGGGGGCGCCCTCGCCCTGGGGGTTGGGGATCTCCTCTTGATGCTCGAGAATGCCATCTTTTCTGTAATCTCTCCTGAAGGGTGCGCTGCCATCCTCTGGAAGGATGCCGGACGTGCTCCGGAGGCGGCCGCAGCCCTGAAGCTTACGGCGCCCGAACTGCTCGAACTGGGTGTCATCGATGGGATTATTCCGGAGCCGCTTGGCGGCGCCCACCGCGACCCGCAGGGAGCGGCCGAAAACCTGCGCCAGGAACTCAGGAAAAGGCTTGACGAATTGAAGCGGATCGATCCTGAGGAACTCGTTTTAAACCGCTGGAACCGCCTCCGCGGCATAGGGAAATATTAA
- the pfkA gene encoding 6-phosphofructokinase, with protein sequence MRPASRIGVLTSGGDAPGMNAAIRAVVRKAIYHGLEVIGIRRGFLGLLKKEFVQLSLGSVADIIHRGGTMLRTARCEEFKTAEGQARGVDNLQAEGIEGVVVIGGDGSFRGALALARHGIGVVGVPATIDNDLPCTDYCIGFDTAVNNVVDAINKIRDTATSHERTFVIEVMGRHAGHIALFAGLAGGAESILIPEIPYDMNEVIFKLERGLNRGKLHSIIIVAEGAASGLAVGEEIRQRTGLETRITILGHLQRGGTPTALDRVIASRMGAKAVDLLRSGETGKMVGIAAGKLVSVELEEVLRQKRELDREIWELAGILAI encoded by the coding sequence ATGCGACCTGCCAGCCGGATTGGAGTTCTCACAAGTGGCGGCGACGCCCCGGGAATGAACGCGGCCATCAGAGCCGTGGTCAGGAAAGCCATTTATCATGGCCTTGAGGTGATCGGGATCCGGAGGGGTTTCCTCGGCCTTTTAAAGAAAGAATTTGTGCAGCTTTCCCTGGGTTCGGTGGCAGATATCATTCACCGGGGAGGGACGATGCTGCGGACCGCCCGGTGTGAAGAATTTAAAACAGCGGAAGGCCAGGCGCGGGGAGTGGACAACCTCCAGGCGGAGGGAATCGAAGGGGTTGTTGTCATCGGAGGGGATGGTTCTTTTCGCGGCGCCCTTGCCCTTGCGAGGCACGGGATTGGGGTCGTAGGGGTGCCTGCCACAATTGACAATGACCTGCCGTGCACCGACTACTGCATCGGGTTTGATACTGCTGTCAACAACGTGGTTGACGCCATCAATAAGATCAGGGATACGGCAACCTCCCATGAGCGGACCTTTGTCATTGAAGTGATGGGGCGTCACGCCGGGCATATTGCCCTCTTTGCAGGGCTGGCAGGGGGAGCGGAATCCATTTTGATTCCCGAAATTCCCTACGATATGAACGAAGTTATCTTTAAACTGGAACGGGGCCTGAACCGCGGCAAACTCCACAGCATTATCATCGTTGCCGAGGGCGCTGCAAGCGGATTGGCCGTCGGGGAGGAAATCCGGCAGAGAACGGGGCTCGAAACCCGAATCACAATTCTCGGGCACCTTCAGCGGGGGGGCACACCTACCGCCCTCGACAGGGTGATCGCAAGCCGGATGGGGGCTAAAGCCGTCGATTTACTGCGGTCAGGAGAAACCGGGAAAATGGTGGGGATCGCTGCGGGAAAGCTGGTTTCTGTGGAACTGGAAGAGGTTTTGAGGCAAAAAAGAGAGCTGGACCGGGAGATTTGGGAGCTGGCGGGAATTCTCGCGATCTGA
- the pyk gene encoding pyruvate kinase: MRKTKIVCTIGPASDSLEVMKELLKAGMDVARLNFSHGTHEEHERRLHNLRRAAAELGSNLAIMLDTKGPEIRIGLLKGGRVLLREGARVTLTTEEIEGDENRISVTYKGLPRSVKPGDMVLLDDGMIGLKVLEAGDTEVDCEVVFGGELTNRKGVNLPGVPLDLPAVTEQDVADINFGIDHEVDFIAASFVRRAADVLAVRRLLEARDADIHIIAKIENEEGVKNLDEIIKVADGVMVARGDLGVEIPTEEVPLIQKKIIEKCNRAGKPVITATQMLESMIRNPRPTRAEASDVANAILDGTDAVMLSGETASGKYPVEAVRIMARIAERTEQALDYGQILLKKGAAAPRTITDAISHATCTTAQDLGAAAIITVTKSGFTARMVSKYRPRAPIVAVSPSEKVRRKLSLVWGVQALGIPFTANTDEMIKEAVDTGLAEGLIKCGDLIVITAGVPVGVPGTTNLLKVHIVGEVLARGTGIGNRAVIGKVRICKKPEEALARVNRGDILVTTSTDRDFIPSMQKAGAIITEEGGLTSHAAIVGLNLGIPVVVGVEGATEILKDGGTVTVDSMRGLIYRGATTVL; this comes from the coding sequence ATGAGAAAAACAAAAATTGTCTGTACGATCGGGCCGGCCAGTGACTCCCTGGAGGTGATGAAGGAGTTACTCAAAGCCGGGATGGATGTGGCGCGGCTGAATTTTTCCCATGGCACCCACGAAGAGCACGAAAGGCGCCTTCACAATCTGCGCCGGGCCGCGGCCGAACTGGGGAGCAATCTTGCGATCATGCTGGACACCAAGGGTCCCGAAATCCGGATCGGCCTTTTAAAAGGGGGCAGGGTTCTTTTGCGCGAAGGGGCCCGGGTGACCCTGACCACGGAAGAGATTGAAGGGGATGAAAACCGGATCTCGGTTACTTACAAGGGACTGCCGCGATCCGTCAAGCCAGGGGATATGGTTCTGCTCGACGACGGAATGATCGGCCTCAAGGTTCTCGAGGCAGGGGACACGGAGGTAGATTGTGAAGTAGTTTTCGGGGGAGAGTTGACTAACCGGAAAGGGGTTAATCTTCCGGGTGTTCCCCTTGATTTGCCTGCGGTAACGGAGCAGGATGTGGCGGACATCAATTTTGGAATAGATCATGAAGTGGATTTTATCGCAGCCTCCTTTGTGCGGCGCGCGGCAGATGTTCTGGCCGTGAGGCGTTTGCTGGAGGCACGTGATGCCGACATCCACATCATCGCGAAGATCGAGAACGAAGAAGGGGTTAAAAACCTGGATGAGATCATCAAGGTTGCGGATGGTGTGATGGTGGCGCGGGGGGATCTCGGGGTCGAGATTCCCACCGAAGAGGTTCCCCTGATCCAGAAAAAGATTATCGAAAAGTGCAACCGGGCAGGAAAGCCTGTAATTACTGCCACTCAGATGCTGGAGTCGATGATCCGCAACCCGCGCCCCACGCGGGCCGAGGCAAGTGATGTGGCCAATGCCATCCTGGACGGAACGGATGCGGTGATGCTTTCCGGAGAAACGGCAAGCGGAAAATACCCGGTTGAGGCCGTCCGGATTATGGCGCGCATTGCCGAACGCACCGAGCAGGCCCTGGATTACGGGCAGATCCTTCTGAAAAAGGGAGCTGCTGCACCCCGGACGATCACTGATGCCATCAGCCACGCCACGTGCACAACGGCTCAGGATCTGGGTGCGGCTGCCATTATTACCGTTACGAAGTCGGGCTTTACGGCCCGGATGGTCTCGAAGTACCGGCCGCGCGCACCGATTGTGGCGGTGAGTCCGAGCGAAAAGGTGCGCCGGAAGCTCTCCCTGGTATGGGGGGTTCAGGCGCTGGGTATTCCTTTTACTGCAAATACAGATGAGATGATTAAGGAAGCAGTTGACACCGGTCTCGCGGAGGGTCTGATCAAGTGCGGCGACTTGATCGTGATTACTGCCGGCGTGCCTGTGGGAGTTCCCGGAACCACGAATCTGCTCAAGGTTCACATCGTCGGGGAAGTGCTGGCGCGGGGAACGGGGATCGGGAACCGGGCGGTGATCGGCAAGGTCCGGATATGCAAGAAACCTGAAGAGGCCCTTGCCAGGGTAAACCGGGGAGACATTCTGGTAACCACAAGCACCGACCGGGATTTCATCCCCAGCATGCAGAAGGCAGGGGCGATTATCACCGAAGAGGGCGGCCTTACTTCCCATGCTGCCATTGTCGGCTTAAACCTGGGAATTCCTGTTGTTGTGGGTGTGGAAGGTGCGACGGAAATTCTCAAGGATGGGGGAACAGTTACCGTTGACAGCATGCGCGGTCTGATTTACCGGGGTGCCACCACGGTTCTGTAA
- a CDS encoding sigma-70 family RNA polymerase sigma factor — protein MYQFYLLAQAEQGNPDAFWVLAEDYLPVIFNKIWLLSGSTGETKEIMSQGLLTAWSRIRTMAKRGAFQNFLSRSMMEAACAHLKKQKAPPQPVSHDEEMIKEAGDLVRKVLQLDRLERWLVVMRYLENFTLREIAAILGKREEQVLEALTRILSTLEVAD, from the coding sequence GTGTACCAGTTTTATCTCCTTGCACAGGCCGAGCAGGGTAATCCCGATGCTTTTTGGGTCCTGGCTGAAGACTATCTTCCGGTGATTTTTAATAAGATCTGGCTTCTTTCGGGAAGCACTGGAGAGACAAAGGAAATTATGAGCCAGGGGCTCCTTACTGCCTGGTCCAGGATCCGGACCATGGCAAAACGCGGGGCCTTTCAGAATTTTTTGAGCCGCTCGATGATGGAAGCGGCTTGCGCGCACCTCAAAAAACAGAAAGCACCACCCCAGCCTGTTTCCCATGATGAAGAGATGATTAAAGAAGCGGGGGATCTGGTACGGAAAGTTCTCCAGTTGGACCGCCTGGAGCGCTGGCTTGTTGTGATGCGCTATTTGGAAAACTTCACACTCCGGGAAATCGCAGCCATCCTCGGAAAACGGGAAGAACAGGTTCTTGAGGCCCTGACGCGGATTTTATCAACCCTGGAAGTTGCTGATTAG
- a CDS encoding zf-HC2 domain-containing protein: protein MASDCESIRKRLCAYLGHDLDWWEGEKINLHLQHCPSCDAVYHQFRARVERLRRELRDWACENRFPEGWNEEFREGLFKALKNQRGFPRNGKDAVSRERRGLAGRARLKIPLLFVGLFIFITIVSPFLCWLTLHLPFYGLLVKKFLLTVI from the coding sequence TTGGCCTCCGACTGCGAGTCCATTCGCAAGCGCTTGTGTGCTTATTTGGGTCACGATCTTGACTGGTGGGAGGGGGAGAAGATCAATTTGCACCTGCAGCACTGCCCCTCCTGCGATGCTGTTTATCACCAGTTTCGCGCCCGCGTTGAAAGGCTGCGCCGGGAATTGCGAGACTGGGCCTGCGAGAACCGCTTCCCCGAGGGCTGGAACGAGGAGTTCCGGGAGGGGCTTTTTAAAGCATTGAAAAACCAGAGGGGTTTCCCCCGGAACGGCAAAGATGCGGTTTCCCGGGAGCGAAGAGGTCTCGCGGGGAGAGCAAGACTAAAAATTCCGCTCCTCTTTGTTGGTTTGTTTATTTTCATCACCATTGTTTCGCCCTTCTTATGCTGGTTAACCCTGCACCTTCCCTTTTATGGCCTTCTTGTAAAAAAATTTCTTTTAACTGTGATCTGA
- a CDS encoding ABC transporter ATP-binding protein: protein MLKIEDLHVEVGGKQILQGVNLHIRPGETHVLFGPNGSGKSTLLGAIMGFRRYRITGGKIFFKGEDITSLSVHERARRGIGIAFQRPPVLRGVTMRDLLRISGQGKVENIEELARPLNFLSFLGRDVNFGFSGGEIKRSELVQLLAQDPDLVLLDEPESGVDLENIAIIGQAINQLLQKDSFCKQERSRREIKEARKKAGLIITHTGFILDYVPADVGHVLYEGKLSCSGLNPRELLGCIHELGYGECTRCLA, encoded by the coding sequence ATGCTCAAGATTGAGGATCTTCACGTAGAAGTAGGAGGAAAACAGATTCTGCAGGGTGTCAACCTTCACATCAGACCGGGTGAGACTCACGTCCTTTTTGGCCCCAACGGCTCCGGGAAGTCGACTCTGCTCGGGGCAATTATGGGTTTTCGCAGGTACCGCATCACCGGCGGAAAAATCTTCTTTAAGGGAGAAGATATCACTTCCCTTTCCGTCCACGAACGCGCCCGGCGCGGCATTGGCATTGCCTTCCAGCGTCCCCCTGTCCTGCGGGGCGTTACGATGCGGGACCTGCTGCGCATTTCCGGACAGGGAAAGGTGGAAAATATTGAAGAACTGGCCAGGCCTTTGAATTTTCTCTCTTTTTTAGGACGGGATGTCAATTTCGGGTTTTCTGGAGGCGAAATCAAGCGTTCCGAACTCGTGCAGCTCCTGGCCCAGGATCCGGATCTGGTGCTTCTTGACGAACCTGAATCGGGAGTAGATCTGGAAAACATTGCTATTATCGGGCAGGCGATCAACCAGCTTCTGCAGAAAGACAGTTTTTGCAAACAGGAGCGTTCCCGCCGTGAGATTAAAGAGGCCCGGAAGAAGGCAGGGCTGATCATCACCCACACCGGTTTTATCCTTGATTATGTTCCTGCTGATGTGGGGCATGTTCTTTACGAGGGGAAGCTTTCTTGCAGCGGGTTGAACCCGCGTGAGCTGCTGGGTTGCATTCATGAACTGGGGTACGGTGAGTGCACCCGTTGCCTGGCGTAG
- a CDS encoding SufD family Fe-S cluster assembly protein, with the protein MQEEKRLKAQKALEKSAAYGEEIDFRQYRDEGEPHPVLTRLENLPPSEQRDLLRAGVDVTEKGRTGTYIQKDHSVIHTSVCQEGLEVLSITAALERYPWLEDYYWRAVAVDADKYTARAELHREHGYFIRALPGVKAIYPVQACLYITQEGLIQDVHNIIIAEEGSELHVITGCTTGHGVVSGMHIGISEFYIKKNAKLSFTMVHSWAENVAVRPRTGTIVEEGGIFLSNYICMRPVRSLQMYPTACLAGEGSLARYHSILVGHPGSHLDVGSRVILRGRGSRAEIIARSITRGGEIVNRGHLVGEVPDVKGHLECRGLMLAPEGVIYAVPELEARVDGVELSHEAAVGKIAEEEIEYLMARGLTEEEATATIVRGFLNVKIMGLPPELEEEIQRAIEASEQSEL; encoded by the coding sequence ATGCAAGAAGAAAAACGCTTAAAGGCTCAGAAGGCGCTGGAGAAGTCGGCTGCCTACGGGGAGGAAATTGATTTCCGCCAGTACCGGGATGAAGGAGAACCCCATCCCGTTTTAACCCGTTTGGAGAATCTCCCTCCTTCAGAACAGAGGGATCTGCTCAGGGCAGGGGTTGATGTAACAGAAAAGGGAAGAACCGGGACCTACATTCAAAAGGATCACTCGGTTATCCATACAAGTGTCTGCCAGGAAGGGCTTGAAGTATTGAGCATTACCGCTGCTCTAGAGCGTTACCCCTGGCTGGAGGATTATTACTGGCGAGCGGTGGCGGTGGATGCCGATAAGTACACCGCCCGTGCCGAACTTCACAGGGAGCACGGCTATTTTATCCGGGCGCTTCCCGGTGTGAAGGCAATCTATCCTGTTCAGGCCTGCCTTTACATCACGCAGGAGGGGCTCATCCAGGATGTCCACAACATCATCATCGCCGAGGAGGGCTCCGAACTTCATGTGATCACAGGCTGCACTACAGGGCATGGCGTTGTCTCGGGAATGCACATTGGAATCTCAGAGTTTTACATCAAGAAAAATGCAAAGCTGAGCTTTACGATGGTCCACAGCTGGGCGGAAAATGTGGCGGTGCGCCCCCGGACCGGCACCATCGTGGAGGAGGGGGGAATTTTTCTTTCCAACTACATCTGCATGCGCCCGGTGCGTTCCCTCCAGATGTACCCCACCGCCTGCCTGGCGGGGGAAGGGAGCCTGGCCCGGTACCACTCAATTCTGGTAGGCCACCCGGGGTCTCACCTTGACGTGGGGTCGCGGGTCATCCTCCGGGGCAGAGGGAGCCGGGCGGAAATCATTGCCCGTTCCATTACCAGGGGAGGGGAGATCGTCAACCGGGGCCACCTGGTGGGCGAGGTTCCTGATGTGAAAGGGCATCTGGAGTGCCGGGGGCTGATGCTGGCGCCCGAAGGGGTGATTTACGCTGTTCCCGAACTGGAGGCGCGGGTGGATGGGGTAGAGCTTTCCCACGAGGCCGCGGTCGGCAAGATTGCCGAGGAGGAGATCGAATACCTGATGGCGCGGGGTCTGACAGAAGAAGAAGCAACCGCAACCATCGTCCGGGGCTTTCTGAACGTGAAGATCATGGGGCTTCCCCCCGAGCTTGAAGAAGAAATCCAGCGGGCTATCGAGGCAAGCGAGCAATCCGAGCTTTAA
- a CDS encoding serine hydrolase: MDGFFNLCSDRVYLPLALELKKYLTGKPGTYGIHFRDLGTGKSFGINDRELFPQASCVKVPYVLYLYEKVAVGSYRLEQRLAYQADTDYSAGSGYLQHILKEGDRLTLRALAKAAITLSDNIAYRMIKRLVKPANVVEFMRALGGSHPRPDGDDCTTPRDQGSYLLGVLDFAKRSPKLGEMLLDDLAHPVWHCGLPALLPDEIKVAHKEGDLEGVANDAGIIFAPDRPYILVVLSQNQPDVPAAFREIAAVSRLVFDYQCQLSR, translated from the coding sequence ATGGACGGGTTTTTCAACCTTTGCTCGGACCGTGTTTACCTCCCCCTCGCCTTAGAATTGAAAAAATACCTGACAGGAAAACCGGGCACCTACGGCATTCATTTCAGGGACCTGGGGACGGGGAAATCCTTCGGGATCAACGACCGCGAGCTGTTTCCCCAGGCAAGCTGCGTGAAGGTTCCCTACGTCCTTTACCTTTACGAGAAGGTTGCCGTAGGGAGCTACCGGCTGGAGCAGCGCCTTGCCTACCAGGCAGATACAGACTACAGCGCAGGGTCGGGCTACTTGCAGCACATCCTCAAAGAAGGGGACCGCCTCACCCTGCGCGCCCTCGCAAAGGCGGCAATAACCCTCTCCGACAACATTGCCTACAGGATGATCAAGCGCCTGGTGAAACCCGCAAACGTCGTGGAGTTCATGAGAGCCCTTGGGGGAAGCCACCCCCGGCCTGATGGCGACGACTGCACCACACCCCGGGACCAGGGCTCCTACCTGCTGGGCGTGTTGGACTTTGCAAAGCGCAGCCCCAAACTGGGAGAAATGCTCCTCGACGACCTCGCGCATCCGGTCTGGCACTGCGGCCTCCCCGCCCTCCTCCCCGATGAAATCAAGGTGGCCCATAAAGAAGGCGATCTCGAAGGGGTGGCCAATGATGCCGGCATCATCTTTGCCCCCGACCGCCCTTACATCCTTGTCGTTCTTTCTCAAAACCAGCCGGACGTTCCTGCGGCCTTCAGGGAAATTGCCGCAGTCTCGCGGCTGGTTTTCGACTACCAGTGTCAGCTCAGCAGGTAA
- a CDS encoding DUF763 domain-containing protein has protein sequence MRTGTVDLPLHSGECPRWLFDRMTRLSRAILILLVREEGPAGVLKRLADPFWFQALGCLLGFDWHSSGLTTTVCGALKEGLRGCERELGLFIAGGKGKTSRKTPQEIVMYAEKFALPRSERLVYASRMSAKVDNSALQDGYQLYHHTFIFTARGEWAVIQQGMNPGLRRARRYHWLGERVSDFVNEPHSAICCDYREKQVLNLVAQTSEESRKTIAALSCLNPEQVVREYNRLVLPSRHSLYLEHLKPSSLERVLLKSYEQQPENFEAVLSIPGIGPKTIRALSLIAELAYGARPSYQDPAKYSFAHGGKDGYPYPVDRRTYDRSITVLEQAIKEAKLGREEKLEAFRRLQSLLQTQNKTTP, from the coding sequence GTGCGCACCGGGACCGTTGACCTTCCTCTGCACAGCGGAGAGTGCCCGCGCTGGCTTTTCGACCGGATGACCAGATTGAGCCGGGCAATCCTGATCCTGCTGGTGCGCGAAGAAGGGCCGGCAGGAGTTTTAAAAAGGCTGGCCGACCCCTTCTGGTTTCAGGCTCTGGGGTGCCTGCTTGGCTTTGACTGGCACTCTTCGGGTTTAACGACAACGGTTTGCGGGGCCCTCAAGGAGGGGCTGCGGGGGTGCGAAAGGGAGCTGGGCCTGTTCATTGCCGGCGGAAAGGGGAAGACGTCACGGAAAACACCGCAGGAAATCGTCATGTACGCAGAGAAATTCGCCCTCCCCCGAAGTGAAAGGCTCGTTTACGCAAGCAGGATGAGCGCGAAGGTGGACAACTCCGCCCTCCAGGACGGGTACCAGCTTTACCACCACACCTTTATTTTCACGGCGCGCGGTGAATGGGCCGTGATCCAGCAGGGGATGAATCCGGGCCTCCGGCGCGCCCGCCGCTACCACTGGCTGGGAGAAAGAGTTTCGGACTTCGTCAACGAACCTCACAGCGCCATCTGCTGCGACTACAGAGAGAAACAGGTTCTCAACCTGGTGGCCCAAACAAGCGAGGAATCGCGCAAAACAATTGCCGCCTTGAGCTGCTTAAACCCGGAGCAGGTTGTGAGGGAGTACAACCGGCTGGTTCTGCCTTCCCGCCATTCCCTATACCTGGAGCACCTGAAACCCTCCAGCCTGGAGCGGGTTCTTCTGAAAAGCTACGAGCAACAGCCCGAAAACTTCGAAGCCGTCCTCTCCATTCCCGGAATCGGACCCAAGACCATCCGCGCCCTCTCCCTGATCGCCGAGCTCGCCTACGGAGCGCGCCCCAGCTACCAGGACCCGGCCAAATACAGCTTTGCGCACGGGGGAAAAGACGGCTATCCCTACCCTGTAGACCGGCGGACCTACGACCGGTCGATCACCGTTCTCGAGCAGGCCATTAAAGAAGCAAAATTGGGCCGGGAGGAAAAACTGGAGGCCTTCCGCCGCCTCCAATCTCTGCTCCAAACTCAAAACAAAACCACCCCTTAA